TGACTTCCCTTTGGGAGAGAAAATTGAAGCATTCCACATAGCCCCTCTTGCAACCATCACCGATGCAGCGCCTTTGCAAGGAACACCAAAAAAACAAGGTTATATAACTCAGAGGTGAATCAAGTAAGACCATTAGATTCAATAAGTCTTATCATATGTACCTGTAGCAGTTTTAATGCGAGAGAAATCATCGTATTCTAAAACATCTCCATTTGCAATAACGGGAATGGACAATGCGGCAACTACATCTGCTATCTCGTCCCATTTAGCAGGATCTCTTGGCCTGTCTGCAACTTTCCTATATTCATGTAAGGAGAAGCCagttaccaattttttttttggtatataaaGAAGCAGATAAAAGGAGTGAGAACTAACAACTCACAATGGTGTATGTATGTATTATTACCTCCCATGTACAGCAAGAGCTGGTACACCAAGTTTCTCGATTCTCCTAGCCAATTCAACAGTATCCGCTGGTGATTTTAATAGACGAATCTTGCAAGTAACAGGTACGTCTAAGTTCCTCTTAAGTGTAGCTAGAATCTGTGGGATGGAGAAGAATTCAGAAACTGATCAGTCAGATACaaaggcatatatatatatatatatatatatatatatgaaaaagagAATTGAGAGAGGCAAGCAATACATCATGAATGAGCTCGGGTTTACTTAACAGAGCAGCACCCATTCCTCCTTGAATAGAGAAAGCCTTGGGGCAACCCATGTTAATATCAACAGCTGCAACATCATTGCACCTAAGAAAATgatgaaacaacaaaaacagTTATTACTTCAAAATTCGTACAAAAAGATATGAACTTTTGGTGGAGAATATGACTCTAAAACATACACAATCTCAGCAGCTTTGAGAGCCCTAACAGCATCAGAAGTTCCCATTTGAAAAAcaactctttctctttcttcatcACATGTGCTAAAGACGACATTCTCTGTCCCTTTCTCCACAAACTCTGTTGTCCCGGAAGCAACTGCAGAGGGACAATAAGAATCTGAGAATCAGGTGATTCATGAAGATAAGCAGGGACACACTAAAGAGAAACCTAATTAATGTCTATCCAAACTAATATTCcctctgtttcattataagtgttgttttagttttcggcacacggattaaagaaacaattaattttgtacatttcctataaaaaacactattacctatatacctaaccatatttcaatcaatagacaaataaattttgcataaaattaataattttgcataaaattaataaattttgcattaaaaatcgaaaacaatatttattttattttataacgaaaaaaattctctaaaactacccttaatatgaaacagagagagtatagTTTCGAATTCATCTTTGCTTAGTTCTAAACGAATAAACACGGTAGCTGAATCAATCTCGCTCTCTCTATCCAGTGAGCATATACGGTACCAGGCAAGCTATGAGAGAATCTAGAAACCATATGAATCAAATTCAAATTCACAATTCATGGATACCAATACTTACCGTTGATTCGGCGTTGGCATTTAACAAGCTTATGATCGATAATCTCTTCTCCGTATGTAATGTCGGCGCCGTACTCAGCCGCCAACATTCGGAAAGAGAGCGTTCcctaacaacaacaacaacaacac
The window above is part of the Brassica napus cultivar Da-Ae chromosome C8, Da-Ae, whole genome shotgun sequence genome. Proteins encoded here:
- the LOC106418663 gene encoding tRNA-dihydrouridine(20) synthase [NAD(P)+]-like, whose product is MDYRNKLVLAPMVRVGTLSFRMLAAEYGADITYGEEIIDHKLVKCQRRINVASGTTEFVEKGTENVVFSTCDEERERVVFQMGTSDAVRALKAAEIVCNDVAAVDINMGCPKAFSIQGGMGAALLSKPELIHDILATLKRNLDVPVTCKIRLLKSPADTVELARRIEKLGVPALAVHGRKVADRPRDPAKWDEIADVVAALSIPVIANGDVLEYDDFSRIKTATGAASVMVARGAMWNASIFSPKGKSHWEDVKNKYIRKSILWNNDVKSTKYTIKEMIAHHSCLELAEGKSLNKADTLADIAKLYELEDYYWTVKNIRPLTHDLDYVL